GCCATCCACCCGGGCCGCCGCGATGTCGGCTCGGCGCCGCTGGCTGCGTCGCAATGGCTGTGCATGCTGCCCAAGGGCCATCCGCTGGAAGCACGCACCGAGATCACACCCGCAGATCTCGATGGTGTGGACTTCATCGCGGTGGGGCCCAGCTCCATGTCCCGCTACGAGCTGACGGGCCTGAAGAGCTCGCCCAACATTTCTCCACGCATCCGCCTGGAGACGCGCTACTCGGTGTCGGCAGCCACCTTCGTCCGGCAAGGGCTTGGGGTGGCGATGGTGGACCCGTTGGCGGCGTCGATGAGCGTGGGCGATGGTGTCTCGCTCAGGCGCTTTGCTCCCACGGTGCCTTACGTGCTGTCGGTGGTGTATCCCGCACTGGCCAAGCCCAACAAGTTGCTGGATGAACTCATCAACGCGGTGCGCACCGTGTACGAGGAAACCATCCAGTCGCTTCCCATTTGAACCAAGAAAGTTTTGAAATTGAGCTATTTGGATCTGCTGGCAGACCTCCAGGCCGAGACTGCTGGAATCGCCCGTCAAGAGCCCGAGGGCTATCGAAAACTCCGAACCGGGACGCTGGAGAATCGGCCGGGGAGTGAAGGCGCCTACTTTGGCGCGCTGGATATCGCGCACGGCATGCTCCGTGACTTCGCGATGTACACCGTCTACCCGACATTGGCCTTGCACCGCGAGCAGCACGACGTCGGGGTGTCGCGCGCTGTGGTGCGTCAGATGTTTCCCACGGTCCTGAACTACCTGGGCTACAGCGGGTTTCCCGAGATGAAACGCCTGGGCCACCAGTTGCTCGAGGTGTCCGGCCATTGCGACTGGGCGCAGTTCGAGCAATTGCTCGTGGCATTCCTGCGCTACGTCAACACCCTCTACGCCTGGTGCTACCACTGGTTTCCGTGGAATCTGGGCGATGCGATGCGCTACCCAGACGGCGACGCACACAAGGCACCACTGGCCGGCGGCGACATCGTCGACACCCTGGTTCCCACCGATACGCTGATCCGTCTGCGCTGGGCGCCCTTGGGCATCGAGGTGCGCGCATTCCTGTGTGTCGATCGCAACCCCGAGCTCTGCCAGGAGCTGCTGGATGCTCTGCCTTTCACCTGTCTTCAGTCGCACCCCATGGTGTCGGGGGAATCCATCTTCGCCTGGACGCCGTTGACGAGCACGGCGCCCACGCCTTTCAAGGAAGAAATCCGCACGGCCCCGATCGGCCGACTGCGGTTCAGCCAGCGCACCGGCCAGAAACTGACCCTTCAGTACGGCGTGACGAGCGAGGACATCCTGTCCCCGGTGCTGGGTTCGGTGCTGCCAGAAGATCGGCATCTGCTGCGCGCCGTGGGGACCGCGGTCTGGGCGTCGACTTACGAAAGCAAGGTCGAAATCTGGCTGACGGTGGAGCGTTGTCCGGCGTGAA
The sequence above is a segment of the Hydrogenophaga sp. BPS33 genome. Coding sequences within it:
- a CDS encoding LysR substrate-binding domain-containing protein codes for the protein MIKTTRPLNAKQLEAFRAVMLTGSMTGAGRFLSVSQPAITRLIRDLEEDLKLQLFNRDTGHIAPTQEARALYMEVERHYAGTERIREAAFAIREFKSARLKIAANLSLTLACLPKAIERFEKRFPTSMLSVQSGVSAEIIDLVSSGSVDIGFAAIHPGRRDVGSAPLAASQWLCMLPKGHPLEARTEITPADLDGVDFIAVGPSSMSRYELTGLKSSPNISPRIRLETRYSVSAATFVRQGLGVAMVDPLAASMSVGDGVSLRRFAPTVPYVLSVVYPALAKPNKLLDELINAVRTVYEETIQSLPI